CGCGCTCCTCGATCTGATCCACGGCAACCGGCCCGGGGATCGCTTCTGGTGTCCGCCGCCGCAGGGGACCTTCCTCTCGGCGGTCGAGCGCGAGCCGCGCCGCCTGCGCATCGCCTTCAGCGACACCGACTTCCTCGGCCAGCGCGCCCACCCCGACTGCCGGGCGGCGGTGGAGGACGCCGCCCGCCTCTGCGAGAGCCTGGGCCACGAGGTGGTCGAGGCGCGCCCCGCGGTGGACGGCGAGGCCTACAACGAGGCCTTCGAGGTCCTCTGGAGCGCCGGGCCCGGGCTGATCATGCGCACCGCCCCGATCGAGGCGAAGAAGGCGGGCGCGCCGGAGCCCCTCCTGCGCCTCCTGAAGAACCGCCGCGTGCTGGGCGGCGCGCTGCGGGCCTTCACCCTGAAGACCGGCAAGCCGCCCCTCGAGCCCTTCACCCTGCGCCTGGCCCGCCTCGACGAGGTCTTCGGTCCCGGCTCGGTCTGGCTCGCCTACCAGACCTTCGAGGCCGCGCACCGGGTGATCGCGGGCTTCCTGCAGGAGTACGACCTCACCCTCACCCCCACCCTGGGGGAGCCGCCCTGGCCCACCGGTCACTTCGACCAGACGGGGAGCATCGAGGAGATGAAGGCGACCCTCCTGCGCTACGTCGGCTACACCCCCTTCGCCAACACCGGGGGCTTCCCGGCGATGAGCGTGCCCCTCTTCTGGAGCGAGGCGGGCCTGCCCATCGGCGTGCACTTCATGGGGCGCTTCGGGGAGGAGGAGCTCCTCTACTCCCTGGCCGGT
This DNA window, taken from Deltaproteobacteria bacterium, encodes the following:
- a CDS encoding amidase family protein; protein product: MRFPEYEQHDATGLAGLIRDGEVSAEEVLEAALERHQALHPRLNALISDLSARARQQARGGLPEGPFRGVPFLFKDLLAWEGHPMTFCANLLRDNVARETHPVVERMLAAGLNVFGRTNSSEMGLLPTTEPALFGATRNPWDLDRSPGGSSGGSAAAVASGIVPAAHANDGGGSIRIPASACGLFGLKPSRGRHSTTTLDPPDGHVVEGAVTRSVRDSAALLDLIHGNRPGDRFWCPPPQGTFLSAVEREPRRLRIAFSDTDFLGQRAHPDCRAAVEDAARLCESLGHEVVEARPAVDGEAYNEAFEVLWSAGPGLIMRTAPIEAKKAGAPEPLLRLLKNRRVLGGALRAFTLKTGKPPLEPFTLRLARLDEVFGPGSVWLAYQTFEAAHRVIAGFLQEYDLTLTPTLGEPPWPTGHFDQTGSIEEMKATLLRYVGYTPFANTGGFPAMSVPLFWSEAGLPIGVHFMGRFGEEELLYSLAGQLERARPWFDRRPPTRA